One Paenibacillus riograndensis SBR5 DNA segment encodes these proteins:
- a CDS encoding amidohydrolase: MSSNKTVIVNGRFLVPGTAQPVLSGYMTIEKDLITYIGEVKPVIEEGTQTIDGSRLLFMPGLVNTHGHTAMSLLRGYGDDMVLQNWLQEKMWPMEEKFTGDDVYWGTALSVLEMLKGGTTTFLDMYDHMDRVAEVTEQSGIRAVLMRGVIGLCPEDVQNHKLAEAVAFARNWHGKADGRITTMISPHAPYTCPPEFFVKFVQAAHDLDLPMHTHMSETRREVEQNAADYGLRPVAHLEKLGMFTRPSLVAHGVHLNDEEIEILARYHVGVSHNPGSNLKLASGVARVPELLRAGVTVSLGTDGAASNNNLDMFEEMRLAALIHKGVSGDPTAVPAQEALLMATEYGAQSIFLEGVGRLAPGMKADFIALDIDQPHFLPHTDLLSHAVYSASAKDVAHVWVDGKQVVKHGQCLTLDEEQIRRKAQETFEGLLKR; encoded by the coding sequence ATGAGCAGCAATAAAACTGTAATTGTAAATGGGCGTTTCCTGGTGCCGGGAACGGCGCAGCCTGTCCTTAGCGGTTATATGACTATAGAAAAGGATCTCATCACATACATAGGAGAAGTCAAGCCTGTCATAGAAGAAGGTACTCAGACCATTGACGGCAGCCGTCTGCTGTTCATGCCGGGTCTGGTCAATACCCATGGCCATACGGCGATGTCCCTGCTGCGCGGCTACGGGGATGATATGGTGCTGCAGAATTGGCTGCAGGAAAAAATGTGGCCTATGGAAGAAAAATTCACCGGAGACGATGTCTATTGGGGCACCGCCTTGTCTGTGCTGGAAATGCTGAAAGGCGGCACAACCACCTTCCTGGATATGTATGACCACATGGACCGTGTGGCCGAGGTTACCGAGCAATCAGGCATCCGTGCCGTGCTGATGCGCGGGGTGATCGGGCTCTGTCCGGAGGACGTGCAGAACCATAAGCTGGCGGAAGCGGTTGCTTTTGCGCGGAACTGGCACGGAAAAGCGGACGGAAGAATCACAACGATGATTTCACCGCATGCCCCGTACACCTGTCCGCCGGAGTTTTTTGTGAAGTTTGTGCAAGCCGCCCATGATCTGGACCTGCCTATGCATACCCACATGTCGGAAACCCGGCGGGAAGTCGAGCAGAATGCGGCCGATTACGGTTTGCGTCCGGTGGCGCATCTGGAGAAGCTGGGAATGTTCACCCGCCCGTCCCTGGTCGCTCATGGTGTTCATTTGAACGATGAAGAGATTGAGATTCTGGCCCGTTACCATGTAGGGGTATCCCATAACCCGGGCAGTAATCTGAAGCTGGCGAGCGGAGTAGCCCGGGTTCCTGAGCTGCTGCGTGCAGGAGTCACGGTATCGCTTGGCACCGATGGCGCGGCGAGCAATAATAATCTCGACATGTTTGAGGAGATGCGCCTTGCCGCCTTGATCCACAAAGGCGTGAGCGGTGACCCGACGGCGGTTCCGGCACAGGAAGCGCTGCTGATGGCGACTGAATACGGCGCACAGTCGATTTTTCTGGAAGGAGTCGGACGGCTTGCTCCGGGAATGAAGGCGGATTTCATTGCCCTGGATATCGACCAGCCGCATTTCCTGCCGCATACGGATCTCTTGTCCCATGCCGTTTACTCGGCAAGCGCCAAGGATGTTGCGCATGTCTGGGTGGACGGCAAGCAGGTTGTGAAGCATGGGCAGTGCCTGACGCTGGATGAGGAACAAATCCGCCGCAAGGCGCAGGAGACCTTTGAGGGCCTGCTGAAGCGGTAA
- a CDS encoding redox-sensing transcriptional repressor Rex, whose protein sequence is MKSDKISEAVVRRLPVYLRFLNDLQKREISTVSSQELGQKLDLNPAQIRKDLAYFGDFGRKGIGYDVSYLIEKIRHILKLDQQINVALVGAGNLGHALSNYNAYLKDTMKITAVFDSYPPKIGQKINSLTVQPMEELGSTIREQGIRIGIITVPDSEAQNVADILVDSGIEAILNFAPVILKTPANIRIHAADFTTDLQSLAYYLHDGKDEAEDEQQ, encoded by the coding sequence ATGAAATCGGATAAAATATCAGAGGCCGTGGTGCGCAGGCTGCCTGTGTACCTGCGTTTCCTGAACGATCTCCAGAAGCGTGAAATCTCCACCGTGTCTTCGCAGGAGCTGGGACAGAAGCTGGATCTGAATCCGGCGCAAATCCGCAAGGATTTGGCCTATTTCGGCGATTTCGGCAGAAAAGGCATCGGTTACGATGTATCGTATCTGATTGAGAAAATCCGCCATATCCTGAAGCTTGACCAGCAGATCAATGTGGCACTCGTGGGTGCAGGTAATCTTGGACACGCTTTATCCAATTACAATGCCTATTTGAAGGACACGATGAAAATCACCGCGGTCTTTGATTCCTATCCCCCCAAGATCGGGCAGAAAATCAACTCGCTGACGGTTCAGCCTATGGAAGAGCTGGGGAGCACAATCCGCGAGCAGGGCATCCGCATCGGCATTATCACTGTACCGGACAGCGAAGCGCAGAACGTTGCAGATATCCTGGTGGATTCAGGCATCGAGGCAATCCTCAATTTTGCACCGGTGATTTTGAAAACGCCTGCCAACATCCGGATTCATGCCGCTGATTTTACTACTGATTTGCAGAGCTTGGCTTATTATTTGCATGATGGAAAGGACGAGGCGGAAGATGAGCAGCAATAA
- the dinG gene encoding ATP-dependent DNA helicase DinG, producing MKFAVLDFETTGTQSVGEIIQVGLAIIEEDRSISRVYGSYVKPGTPIPPFITGLTGITDSDVQDAPELDEMMMELVPLLDDVVLVGHNVAFDFHFLQNALDRCGYLPFQGRILDTIDFLKICFPSLTTYQLGAVSAHFGLTHERPHQADSDALATALVLLKCLEELYSLPLLTIQRLNELFADEDSDLAWYFDGLLHEREMETFQPEGELNFYRQLALAVGDWTELMPPREEGTGNPAQNITFEEYMEEVTLRLKETLPQYESREAQEIMIHEVITALESDKHLLIEAGTGTGKSLGYLLPAIYHSVRSGQKVMVSTHTINLQDQLRERDIPLLTNVVPFPFKAAVFKGRGHYLCLRKFEHKINKKDFASPREEALTAAQMIVWLTQTQSGDDEELNLNGRGGDFWETVASDTDSCLGRSCPWFRKCYYHRAKHEAGIADVVVTNHSKLFADVKAGHQLLPAYEHLVIDEAHHLEDIAGKHLGMQMKYFTVAHTLTRLYKDSKSGQLPVLRQTLQSSGNEQAAEWSGVIDRIYPDLLTVRESWDALSDKLFALLPERSDAAAGEAGQLVTRLLPGAQPKGWEEITALENTLNLSLSEIIRRGDKMLSEMRESESQSSSDSLVTDIGGLFKDLASIREQVRFFMNLNDENIVYWMEGSGNYRGKSLQLYAVPVDVSAQLKDLFFDKKKSIVLTSATLSVDKSFQFMIDNLGLGESAEQGRLMTALLPSPFKYREQALLVIPRDFPSVKGSVGDARFVDKLVHSLAEAAVATQGRMLVLFTSYKMLRQVYDPLKEALASQDIAVLGQGVEGGSRSKLIRRFQDSAASVLLGTSSFWEGVDIPGEALTCLAIVRLPFQPPNHPLAEAKAELLQAQKKNPFMKLSVPQAVIRFKQGFGRLVRTAQDRGIVIVYDTRVIESYYGKYFLYSLPGPKMEHMLTDQMVPRIAEWLEDGSVS from the coding sequence ATGAAATTTGCCGTGCTTGATTTTGAAACCACAGGAACCCAATCCGTGGGTGAGATCATCCAGGTTGGCCTTGCCATTATAGAAGAAGACCGGTCCATCTCCAGGGTGTATGGTTCCTACGTCAAGCCCGGAACGCCGATTCCCCCCTTTATTACGGGATTGACCGGAATCACGGACAGTGATGTGCAGGACGCCCCTGAACTGGATGAGATGATGATGGAGCTGGTTCCGCTGCTCGACGATGTTGTGCTGGTCGGCCACAATGTGGCTTTTGACTTTCATTTTCTGCAGAATGCGCTTGACCGGTGCGGTTATTTGCCGTTCCAGGGCCGGATTCTGGATACGATTGATTTTCTCAAGATATGCTTTCCGTCACTGACCACCTATCAGCTCGGCGCTGTAAGCGCCCATTTCGGCCTCACGCATGAGCGTCCGCACCAGGCGGACAGTGATGCCCTTGCAACTGCACTGGTGCTGCTGAAATGCCTGGAGGAGCTGTACAGCCTGCCCCTGCTGACCATCCAGCGCCTGAATGAATTGTTTGCGGACGAGGACAGCGATCTCGCCTGGTATTTTGACGGGCTGCTGCATGAGCGGGAAATGGAGACCTTCCAGCCTGAGGGTGAGCTGAACTTTTACCGCCAGCTGGCGCTGGCTGTAGGAGACTGGACGGAGCTGATGCCTCCCAGAGAGGAAGGAACCGGCAATCCTGCGCAGAATATTACCTTTGAGGAATATATGGAAGAGGTGACCCTGCGGCTTAAGGAGACCTTGCCCCAATACGAAAGCCGTGAAGCCCAGGAAATTATGATCCATGAGGTGATAACGGCACTGGAAAGTGACAAGCATCTCTTAATCGAGGCGGGAACGGGCACGGGCAAATCGCTGGGCTATCTGCTTCCGGCCATCTACCACAGTGTGCGCTCGGGACAGAAGGTCATGGTGAGTACGCATACCATCAACCTTCAGGACCAGCTGCGTGAGCGCGACATCCCGCTTTTGACGAATGTTGTGCCATTCCCGTTTAAGGCTGCGGTCTTCAAGGGCAGAGGACACTATTTGTGTCTGCGCAAGTTTGAACATAAAATAAATAAAAAGGACTTCGCGAGTCCCCGGGAAGAAGCGCTTACTGCAGCGCAAATGATTGTGTGGCTGACACAGACCCAGTCAGGAGATGACGAGGAGCTGAATCTGAACGGCCGCGGCGGTGATTTCTGGGAGACCGTGGCCAGCGACACGGATTCTTGTCTCGGACGTTCCTGCCCCTGGTTCCGCAAATGCTATTACCACCGGGCCAAGCACGAAGCCGGAATAGCTGATGTTGTAGTAACCAATCACTCCAAGCTGTTCGCAGACGTCAAGGCCGGTCATCAGCTGCTTCCGGCGTATGAGCACCTTGTTATTGATGAAGCCCATCATCTGGAGGATATTGCCGGCAAGCATCTGGGCATGCAGATGAAATACTTCACGGTAGCCCATACGCTTACACGCCTCTATAAGGACAGCAAAAGCGGACAGCTGCCCGTTCTGCGCCAGACCCTGCAGTCTTCAGGCAACGAACAGGCGGCTGAATGGAGCGGGGTGATCGACAGAATCTACCCGGATCTGCTTACGGTTAGGGAATCTTGGGATGCGCTTAGCGACAAGCTGTTTGCCTTGCTGCCTGAGCGCAGCGATGCCGCAGCAGGAGAAGCGGGACAGCTGGTTACGCGTCTTCTGCCGGGTGCTCAGCCCAAGGGCTGGGAAGAAATCACCGCACTGGAGAACACCCTGAACCTGAGCCTGAGCGAAATTATCCGCAGGGGCGACAAGATGCTCAGCGAAATGCGCGAATCGGAGAGCCAGTCGTCCTCGGACAGTCTGGTGACGGATATCGGCGGGCTTTTCAAGGATTTGGCTTCGATCCGCGAGCAGGTACGGTTTTTTATGAACCTGAACGACGAGAATATTGTCTACTGGATGGAGGGCAGCGGGAATTACCGCGGGAAATCGCTGCAGCTGTATGCTGTTCCGGTGGATGTCAGTGCCCAGCTCAAGGATCTGTTTTTCGATAAAAAGAAAAGCATTGTCCTGACCTCGGCCACATTGTCCGTGGATAAATCCTTTCAGTTCATGATAGACAATCTCGGCCTGGGCGAGTCCGCAGAACAGGGGCGTCTGATGACAGCGCTGCTGCCGTCGCCGTTTAAGTATCGCGAACAGGCGCTTCTCGTTATTCCGCGCGATTTTCCCAGTGTCAAAGGCAGTGTGGGCGATGCCCGGTTTGTCGATAAGCTGGTGCATTCGCTGGCGGAGGCTGCAGTGGCGACCCAGGGCCGGATGCTGGTGCTGTTCACATCTTATAAAATGCTGCGCCAGGTCTATGATCCTCTGAAGGAGGCGCTTGCCTCCCAGGACATCGCTGTTCTGGGTCAGGGTGTAGAGGGCGGAAGCCGCAGCAAGCTGATCCGGCGTTTTCAGGACAGTGCCGCCTCCGTGCTGCTCGGGACAAGCAGTTTCTGGGAAGGGGTAGATATTCCCGGTGAGGCGCTGACCTGTCTGGCTATTGTCAGGCTGCCGTTTCAACCGCCTAACCATCCGCTTGCTGAGGCGAAGGCTGAGCTGCTGCAGGCGCAGAAAAAGAACCCGTTTATGAAGCTGTCGGTTCCCCAGGCGGTCATCCGGTTCAAGCAGGGCTTCGGCAGACTGGTTCGCACTGCACAGGACCGGGGAATTGTTATTGTATATGATACCAGGGTTATCGAATCTTATTATGGAAAGTACTTCCTGTACTCACTCCCTGGACCCAAAATGGAGCATATGCTCACCGATCAGATGGTCCCGCGTATCGCCGAATGGCTTGAAGACGGCAGTGTGTCCTGA
- a CDS encoding tetratricopeptide repeat protein, producing MNKMLQEIAEDFPTAEGARRNDLLCKYNMLHRLSDEVMDEWLVFAEKLSEFRQNADFSPPSEEEMPQIEAPELAMDSFVRGQGYYKLLMYRKCIEQFKQVITRYPDSLAAHLYLAMAYLQEGELDVSWGHLHHMLALIRERKLKAMIYNALGCIRASQERYPEAQELFSLSLQHDPLLPEPSVNLEVCRRRGGKLQFGHQLVSLL from the coding sequence ATGAACAAGATGCTTCAGGAAATCGCCGAAGACTTTCCAACTGCGGAGGGCGCCCGCCGGAATGATCTTTTATGCAAGTACAACATGCTGCACAGGCTAAGCGATGAAGTGATGGACGAGTGGCTGGTCTTTGCCGAGAAGCTGAGTGAGTTCCGCCAAAATGCGGATTTTTCGCCACCTTCCGAGGAAGAAATGCCACAGATTGAGGCACCCGAGCTGGCCATGGATTCCTTTGTCCGCGGCCAGGGCTACTACAAGCTGCTGATGTACCGCAAATGCATCGAGCAATTCAAGCAAGTCATCACCCGTTATCCCGACAGTCTGGCAGCACATCTGTATTTAGCCATGGCCTATCTGCAGGAAGGGGAGCTGGACGTCTCCTGGGGGCATCTGCATCACATGCTGGCCCTGATCCGCGAGAGGAAGCTGAAGGCCATGATCTACAATGCGCTGGGCTGTATCCGGGCCTCCCAGGAGCGCTACCCTGAAGCCCAGGAGCTATTTAGCCTCTCTTTGCAGCATGATCCCCTGCTTCCCGAACCGAGTGTGAATTTGGAGGTCTGCCGCAGGAGAGGCGGGAAGCTTCAATTTGGACATCAGCTGGTTTCGCTTTTATAA
- the panD gene encoding aspartate 1-decarboxylase yields the protein MFRHMMKSKIHRATVTEANLNYVGSITIDENLMEAADLLENEKVQIVDNNNGSRLETYVIPGPRGSGVICLNGAAARLVQPGDTVIIISYAILSSEELAAHKPTVVFVDADNKPVKLADHELHATIA from the coding sequence TTGTTTAGACATATGATGAAATCCAAAATCCACCGCGCCACCGTAACGGAAGCCAACCTGAATTACGTGGGCAGCATTACCATTGACGAGAACCTGATGGAAGCCGCTGACCTGCTGGAAAATGAAAAAGTGCAGATTGTCGACAATAACAACGGTTCCCGCCTGGAAACCTATGTCATTCCCGGACCGCGCGGCAGCGGCGTTATCTGTCTGAACGGCGCTGCAGCCCGGCTGGTTCAGCCCGGGGATACAGTAATTATCATCTCCTATGCCATATTGTCCTCCGAGGAGCTGGCTGCTCATAAGCCGACGGTTGTATTCGTGGACGCTGACAACAAACCGGTCAAGCTGGCGGATCATGAGCTGCATGCCACGATTGCCTGA
- the panC gene encoding pantoate--beta-alanine ligase → MRMGGHTPIGFVPTMGYLHEGHASLIRKAGEIANTVVMSIFVNPLQFGPNEDFSSYPRDERRDLELAEREGADIVFIPGVEEMYPEPIRTKVSVSSLTTQLCGASRPGHFDGVTTVVSKLFNMVQPDYAFFGLKDAQQVAVLRRMVSDLNMNVEIIACPIIREEDGLALSSRNVYLSGEERTQALVLSRSLRETRKAIEEGTVRTVEEARKLLETVISSSPLAVIDYVEILSFPGLETLAGGSLLSDAEGEVIMALAVKFGRTRLIDNNVFIPKEVHALV, encoded by the coding sequence ATGCGGATGGGGGGACACACCCCGATTGGTTTTGTGCCGACCATGGGTTATCTTCATGAAGGGCATGCCAGCCTGATCCGCAAAGCGGGAGAAATAGCCAACACAGTGGTGATGAGCATTTTTGTCAATCCGCTGCAATTCGGGCCGAACGAGGATTTCTCTTCCTATCCGCGCGACGAGCGCCGGGATCTGGAGCTGGCAGAGCGGGAAGGGGCAGATATCGTTTTTATTCCCGGCGTTGAAGAGATGTACCCTGAGCCCATTCGCACCAAAGTTAGCGTAAGCTCGCTGACCACACAGCTGTGCGGAGCTTCCCGCCCCGGCCATTTTGACGGCGTGACTACGGTTGTCAGCAAGCTGTTCAATATGGTTCAGCCGGATTATGCTTTCTTCGGACTGAAGGATGCGCAGCAGGTAGCCGTTTTGCGGCGGATGGTGTCCGATCTTAACATGAATGTGGAAATTATCGCTTGTCCGATTATCCGGGAAGAGGATGGACTGGCATTAAGCTCGCGGAATGTGTATCTGAGCGGTGAAGAGCGTACCCAAGCGCTGGTGCTGTCCCGTTCACTCCGCGAAACCCGCAAGGCGATTGAAGAAGGGACTGTCAGAACGGTGGAAGAAGCGCGCAAGCTGCTGGAAACCGTTATTTCGTCCTCACCGCTCGCGGTCATCGATTACGTGGAAATTCTCTCTTTTCCGGGCCTGGAAACGCTGGCTGGCGGGTCTCTGTTAAGTGATGCAGAGGGAGAAGTGATTATGGCGCTGGCTGTGAAGTTTGGCCGGACCCGGCTGATCGACAATAATGTTTTTATCCCCAAGGAGGTACATGCCCTTGTTTAG